A genomic region of Sciurus carolinensis chromosome 7, mSciCar1.2, whole genome shotgun sequence contains the following coding sequences:
- the Nhlrc1 gene encoding E3 ubiquitin-protein ligase NHLRC1: protein MGEEARGGSGTPPELVREAEVSLLECKVCFERFGHRQQRRPRNLSCGHVVCLACVAALAHPRTLALECPFCRRACRACDTSDCLPVLHLLELLGSTLHRSPAAPSAPCTPGVLTCHHAFGGWGTLINPTGLALCPKTGRVVVVHDGKRRVKVFDSGGGCVHQFGEKGDTAQDIRYPLDVTVTNDCHVVVTDAGDRSIKVFDFFGQIKLVIGGQFSLPWGVETTPQNGVLVTDAEAGSLHLLEVDFTEGALRRTEGLQAHLCSPRGVAVSWLTGAIAVLEHASTLGPGTSSTRVKVFSSSMQLIGQVDTFGLSLFFPSRVTASAVTFDHQGNVIVADTSGPAILCLGKPEEFPELKPMVTHGLSHPVALTFTKEKSLLVLDTASHSVKVYKVDWV from the coding sequence ATGGGGGAGGAGGCCCGGGGCGGCTCGGGGACGCCGCCGGAGCTGGTGCGCGAGGCCGAGGTCAGCCTGCTCGAATGCAAGGTGTGCTTTGAGAGGTTCGGCCACCGCCAGCAGCGGCGCCCGCGCAACCTGTCCTGCGGCCACGTGGTCTGCCTGGCCTGCGTGGCCGCCCTGGCACACCCGCGGACCCTGGCCCTCGAGTGCCCCTTCTGCCGGCGGGCCTGCCGCGCCTGCGACACCAGCGACTGCCTGCCGGTGCTGCACCTGCTGGAGCTCCTGGGCTCCACCCTTCACCGGTCTCCAGCCGCCCCCTCCGCCCCCTGCACCCCCGGGGTCCTCACCTGCCACCACGCCTTTGGCGGGTGGGGGACCCTGATCAACCCCACGGGTCTGGCACTATGTCCCAAGACAGGACGGGTCGTGGTGGTGCACGACGGCAAGAGGCGGGTCAAGGTCTTTGACTCCGGGGGAGGATGTGTGCATCAGTTTGGAGAGAAAGGTGACACCGCCCAAGACATTAGGTACCCACTGGACGTCACTGTCACCAATGACTGCCACGTGGTTGTCACCGACGCCGGCGACCGCTCCATCaaagtgtttgatttttttggcCAGATCAAGCTCGTCATTGGAGGCCAGTTCTCCTTACCTTGGGGTGTGGAGACCACCCCTCAGAATGGGGTTCTGGTAACCGATGCGGAGGCAGGGTCTCTGCACCTCCTGGAAGTCGACTTCACAGAAGGGGCCCTTCGGAGaacagaaggattgcaagctcaTCTGTGCAGTCCCCGCGGGGTGGCTGTGTCTTGGCTCACTGGGGCCATCGCGGTCCTAGAGCATGCCTCGACCTTGGGCCCCGGGACCAGCAGCACCAGGGTGAAGGTGTTTAGCTCAAGTATGCAACTGATCGGCCAGGTGGACACGTTTGGGCTGAGCCTCTTCTTTCCCTCCAGAGTAACTGCTTCAGCTGTGACCTTTGATCACCAGGGGAATGTGATTGTTGCAGATACCTCTGGCCCAGCTATCCTGTGCTTAGGAAAACCCGAGGAGTTTCCGGAATTGAAACCCATGGTTACTCATGGTCTTTCCCATCCTGTGGCTCTGACCTTTACCAAGGAGAAATCTCTTCTTGTGCTGGATACTGCATCGCATTCTGTAAAAGTCTATAAAGTTGACTGGGTGTGA